The Candidatus Binatia bacterium sequence AACTCGATGACGAGGCCAACACACAAACGCTCGCCGGCGAGATCGACCGTGCGATCGAAGAGTTGAGCCCGCGCGCGCTCGCATGGACCGAACCAGGCGATATCCGCGTTCGCATCGACCTCAACGCCTGCGCAGAACGGGCGAACCTGAAGCCTACGGTGCTTCCGGACGGACATTTCCTTACCTCGATCGAGACGTTTGCGGATTGGGCGAAGGGGCGTCGCCGGCTACGGATGGAGGACTTCTACCGCTGGCAAAGACGTCGCCTCGAAGTCCTCGTCGAAGAGAACGGCCAGCCACGGGGCGAGCAGTGGAACTTCGATGCGAACAATCGGCGTCCATTCGGTAAGCGCGGGCCGGAGGGGCTGCCTCCGAAGCGCCGCAGGCAACCGGACGCGATCACGCAGTCGGTGCTCGCCCTCGTGGAACGAGAGCTTCCGGAACTACCGGGACAATCGGAGAACTTTGATTGGCCCGTCACGCGCCGACAGGCTCTCCTCGCTCTGCGCCAGTTCATTCGCAACCGTCTCTCGTCCTTTGGCCGCTACCAAGACGCGATGTGGTCCGGCGAACCCACACTGTTTCATTCTCTGCTCTCCACCTCTCTGAACCTGAAGCTCCTCGGCCCCAGCGAGTGCGTCGATGCCGCGGTGGACGCTCTCGATGCCGGAGAAGCACCCATCGAAAGCGTCGAGGGTTTCGTGCGGCAGATCATCGGGTGGCGCGAGTTCGTCCGAGGAATCTACTGGCTCGAGGGCCCAGGCTATCGGGATCGGAACGCCCTTGGCGCAGACCGCCCGCTCCCCCACGCCTACTGGACCGGACAAAGCGACATGAACTGCCTGGCGACGGCCGTCGGAGAAGTGCTCGATCGAGGTTACGGACATCACATCCAGCGACTGATGGTGACGGGGAACTTCGCCCTCTTGGCCGGAGTCGAGCCACGGGCAGTGAACGACTGGTACCTGGGCATGTTCGTGGACGGAGTCGATTGGGTTACGGCACCGAACGTCGTTGGGATGGCGCTCCACGCCGATGCTCGGCCCGGCTCGACGGAGGGCGTCCTCGGCTCGAAGCCGTACGCGGCGAGCGGGCGATACATCGACCGGATGAGCAACTACTGCCGATCCTGTCGGTTCGATCCGAAGAAACGCATCGGGCCGGAGGCATGCCCCTTCAACGCCCTGTATTGGGACTTTCTGTCCCGGAACCGAACGCCTTTCCGGGCAAACCCCCGCATGGCGCTCGCGATGAAGAATCTGGACAGAATCCCGGTCGAGGAACTAGACGAGATTCGCCGCCTAGCGCGAACGATCCGCCAACGGCTGAGCGCCGACGACCTGCGGACCACGTAGTGATCATCGAGTTGGTTCGTTCCGCTCAGGCTCGTCCACTCGCGACCGCAGTGAACTCGATGGTCGTGGAGAACGCGTGAAGATCGAGGAGCTGCCGAGCCTGTTCGCCGACTGCTGGTTTTGGGGGCACGGACGTCGGGGACTCGGCGCCCACCGCCTCGATCATCTCGATTGACACGACACGGTCGAACGTTCCAAGTCATCACCATTCAAGACCAGGCGTTCGAGCGTGCGAAGAACACCGTGGACTTCATCAAGCGCTACATCTTTCCCGGAGGCTGCATGTCCTCGCTCTCCGCGCTGCTCCAGCCCTCCGTGCGGTCCAGCTCGATGAAGCTCGTACACCTGGAAGACTTCACACCGCGCTACGCCGAAACACGGCGTCGGTGGAGATCAGGGTTTCTCGGCAACCTGGGCCGCGTACGCCAGCTCGGATTCTCCGAGGAGTTCAGCCGCATGTGGGAATTCTATCTCTGCTCCTGTGAGACCGGCTTCGAGGAGCGCTACATCGGTGACATCCAGGTTCTGATGGCGAAGCCGGAAAACCGGAGTAGACCGATTCTTCCAGCCCTCTCCTGACCGTGGAGGAACGACTCGGCTGCTCAAAGCCCTGCCGATTCCCGCTTGGCACGGCTCAATGCCGGCGTAGGCTAGAACTGTGAACGGTTCTGACTACGAGCCAAATCAACTCGAAGTTCTCCTTCGCGCAACGCGCTTGCGCGCACAGTTCCCTCGCGCGCCTCTCGACTATTTCGCGCATTCACTCGCCTACGAGCTCGACATGAAAGCCGAGGACATCCTGAAAATCTTGAGATTCGCATGGGGCATCACGGGGCAGGGTTCTCATGCATCATGAGAATCTACGCGCGGTACAGTCCCACCGAGAGCAGGCGTGACTCGTGACGAGACGAAATGCCTGAATGCTCTCTGATTCAGGGAGCGAACCGGGGCATCGGTCACGCGCTCGCTCGAGCCCTCCTGTCCAAACCAGAGGTCGGGACGGTGTATGCAACCTGCCGAGACCCGGAGAACGCAATCGAGCTTCGTGCTCTCTGCAATGATCCGCGTCTGGTCATCCTCCGGCTCGACGTCACCCGCGAGACCACGATCGAAGCAGCCGCCGCCCGCGTTCGAGCCGGGTCGGGCCGTCTCGACCGGCTCATCAATGTCTCGGGCGTTCTCCACGATGAGACGGGTATCGCTCCAGAGAAGCGTCTCGATGCGATCTCGGGCGATAGTCTCCAGAAAGTGTTCGCGGTAAATGCCTTTGGCCCGCTGCTCGTAATGAAACATTTCCATCCTCTGATTCGGCACGAAGGCCGCGCCGTGCTCGCGAATGTCTCGGCCCGCGTCGGAAGCATCACGGACAACCGACTCGGTGGGTGGTACGGGTACCGCGGCTCGAAGGCGGCACTGAACATGTTCACGCGAACCGCCGCGATCGAACTCGGACGACGTGCTCCCAACGCGATCGTCGTCGCCATACATCCGGGTACGGTCGACACCGGGATGTCACGCCCGTTTCAGCGGGGAGTTCCTCCTAAGAAGCTCTTCGCCCCCCCCCGAGCGGCAGAGCAAATCCTCGACGTGCTGGCCCGACTCCGGCCGGAGCAGTCCGGTAGCTTCCTGGCCTGGGACGGCTCGGAGATCCCGTGGTGACGCGCCAGGGCTGCGAGACCTCGACGCTGGGTTTGAGGTTCACTCGACTTCGGCCGCCCTCTGTTCGAGATCGAAGTCGGGTGTTCCCACGGTCACGATCCCCAGATACCCGTCGATCGTGACGTAGTCGTCCGTACGAAGGAGCCGCATCGCAAACGAGCACTTCACCCTGCTTGAACCGTCCGAGATCGTCGCGGCTCCGAACGAGGCGGACTGTCCCCGCAGCCAAACCTGTGGGCCGAGCCGAGCGGTCCCCCGGCCCGGAGC is a genomic window containing:
- a CDS encoding cryptochrome/photolyase family protein, producing the protein MKRTHKRTQTVAKPTGTLAIVLGDQLNRDAEILRRLDRERDVVLMMEVRAESLAPRSHRQRTALFLSAMRHFAKELRARGFCVRYVELDDEANTQTLAGEIDRAIEELSPRALAWTEPGDIRVRIDLNACAERANLKPTVLPDGHFLTSIETFADWAKGRRRLRMEDFYRWQRRRLEVLVEENGQPRGEQWNFDANNRRPFGKRGPEGLPPKRRRQPDAITQSVLALVERELPELPGQSENFDWPVTRRQALLALRQFIRNRLSSFGRYQDAMWSGEPTLFHSLLSTSLNLKLLGPSECVDAAVDALDAGEAPIESVEGFVRQIIGWREFVRGIYWLEGPGYRDRNALGADRPLPHAYWTGQSDMNCLATAVGEVLDRGYGHHIQRLMVTGNFALLAGVEPRAVNDWYLGMFVDGVDWVTAPNVVGMALHADARPGSTEGVLGSKPYAASGRYIDRMSNYCRSCRFDPKKRIGPEACPFNALYWDFLSRNRTPFRANPRMALAMKNLDRIPVEELDEIRRLARTIRQRLSADDLRTT
- a CDS encoding SDR family oxidoreductase — translated: MPECSLIQGANRGIGHALARALLSKPEVGTVYATCRDPENAIELRALCNDPRLVILRLDVTRETTIEAAAARVRAGSGRLDRLINVSGVLHDETGIAPEKRLDAISGDSLQKVFAVNAFGPLLVMKHFHPLIRHEGRAVLANVSARVGSITDNRLGGWYGYRGSKAALNMFTRTAAIELGRRAPNAIVVAIHPGTVDTGMSRPFQRGVPPKKLFAPPRAAEQILDVLARLRPEQSGSFLAWDGSEIPW
- a CDS encoding class I SAM-dependent methyltransferase; protein product: MTRHGRTFQVITIQDQAFERAKNTVDFIKRYIFPGGCMSSLSALLQPSVRSSSMKLVHLEDFTPRYAETRRRWRSGFLGNLGRVRQLGFSEEFSRMWEFYLCSCETGFEERYIGDIQVLMAKPENRSRPILPALS